In Thunnus albacares chromosome 10, fThuAlb1.1, whole genome shotgun sequence, a single window of DNA contains:
- the guf1 gene encoding translation factor Guf1, mitochondrial — translation MWFSLVRRCCETPWLRHVLQFKMHRRKIQNYNMTYSMLRHHWMKRLPALSWSVNMMSTQTDKDAIDLAKFPVDRIRNFCIIAHIDHGKSTLADRLLEMTGAIAKTEKNKQVLDKLQVERERGITVKAQTASLFYNHQGQQYLLNLIDTPGHVDFSYEVSRSISACQGVLLIVDANQGVQAQTVANFYLAFEAQLTIIPVINKIDLKNADPERVELQIEKVFDIPREECIKISAKLGTNVESVLQAVVNRIPSPAASVDDPFKALVFDSNFDHYRGVVANIAVFGGQVKKGDKIVSAHLGKTYEVNELGLLRPDEHPTQKLFAGQVGYVIAGMKDVKEAQIGDTLHLLEQPVEALPGFKPAKAMVFAGMYPMDQSEYPGLRSAIERLTLNDSSVTVQRDSSLALGAGWRLGFLGLLHMEVFNQRLEQEYNASVIVTAPTVPYKAVLSSAKLIKAHGSEEITIVNPAQFPDRSVVSEYLEPMVLGTILAPDTYIGKIMSLCLNRRAIQKNMVYIDDQRVMMKYLFPLNEIVVDFYDLLKSLSSGYASFDYENAGYQAADLIKMDILLNGRPVEELTTIVHRDRAYSSGKAMCERLKDSIPRQMFEIAVQAAIGSKVIARETIKAYRKNVLAKCYGGDITRKMKLLKKQAEGKKKMRRIGNVDVPKDAFINVLKRKDK, via the exons ATGTGGTTTTCTTTAGTCAGACGGTGTTGTGAAACGCCTTGGTTAAGGCATGTTTTGCAGTTCAAAATGCACAGAAGGAAAATCCAAAACTATAACATGACTTACTCAATGTTGAGACACCACTGGATGAAGAGGCTGCCTGCTCTGTCCTGGAGCGTCAACATGATgagcacacaaacagacaag GACGCCATCGACCTGGCCAAGTTTCCTGTGGACAGAATCAGGAATTTTTGCATCATTGCTCACATTGACCATGGAAAAAGCACTTTGGCTGACAGGCTGCTGGAGATGACAG GTGCCATAGCAAAGACGGAGAAGAACAAACAGGTGCTGGACAAACTCCAGgtggagcgagagagagggataACAGTGAAGGCCCAGACAGCCTCATTGTTTTACAACCACCAGGGCCAGCAGTACCTCCTGAACCTCATCGACACACCA GGTCATGTTGACTTCAGTTATGAGGTGTCTCGATCGATCTCTGCATGCCAAGGTGTACTGTTGATTGTCGATGCCAACCAG GGGGTTCAGGCGCAGACGGTTGCTAACTTCTACCTGGCTTTTGAAGCTCAGCTGACAATCATCCCTGTCATCAACAAG ATCGATTTGAAAAATGCTGATCCAGAGAGAGTGGAGCTACAGATTGAAAAGGTGTTTGATATTCCACGCGAGGAATGCATCAAG ATTTCGGCTAAACTTGGAACAAATGTTGAAAGTGTTCTCCAAGCTGTTGTGAACAGAATTCCATC GCCTGCGGCAAGTGTAGACGACCCATTTAAAGCCCTGGTGTTTGACTCCAATTTCGACCACTACAGAGGAGTGGTGGCCAACATCGCTGTGTTTGGAGGTCAGGTCAAAAAGGGGGACAAGATCGTGTCAGCGCATCTCGGCAAAACCTACGAGGTCAACGAGCTGGGGCTCCTGCGGCCAGATGAGCATCCAACACAGAAACT GTTTGCAGGCCAGGTGGGCTACGTCATAGCCGGCATGAAGGATGTGAAGGAGGCCCAGATCGGTGACACACTTCACCTCCTGGAGCAGCCAGTGGAGGCTCTCCCAGGGTTTAAACCTGCCAAAGCCATGGTCTTTGCTG GCATGTATCCAATGGACCAGTCAGAATACCCAGGCCTTCGCAGCGCCATTGAGAGGCTGACCCTGAATGACTCAAgtgtcacagtgcagagagacagcagTCTGGCCCTGGGAGCAGGCTGGAG ACTTGGCTTCCTGGGACTTCTTCATATGGAGGTGTTCAATCAGAGGCTGGAGCAGGAGTATAATGCCTCTGTTATTGTAACAGCGCCCACCGTGCCCTACAAGGCTGTTCTGTCTTCAGCCAAACTCATCAAA GCGCACGGCAGTGAAGAGATAACCATCGTGAACCCGGCTCAGTTCCCTGACAGATCAGTTGTGTCAGAGTATTTGGAGCCTATGGTGCTGGGGACCATTCTTGCCCCAGACACTTACATTGGCAAGATTATGAGTCTCTGCTTG AATCGCAGAGCCATCCAGAAGAACATGGTGTACATAGATGACCAGCGTGTCATGATGAAGTATCTCTTCCCTCTAAATGAAATTGTTGTGGATTTCTACGACCTCCTCAAATCGCTGTCTTCTGGATACGCCAG TTTTGATTATGAGAATGCGGGCTACCAGGCTGCTGATTTGATAAAGATGGACATTCTCCTGAATGGACGCCCTGTGGAAGAACTCACCACAATTGTGCACAG AGACCGTGCATACAGTTCAGGGAAAGCCATGTGTGAACGACTCAAAGATTCCATACCAAGGCAGATGTTTGAGATTGCCGTACAGGCAGCTATTGGAAGTAAAGTCATCGCAAGAGAGAC GATCAAGGCCTACAGAAAAAATGTTCTTGCAAAATGT TACGGAGGTGACATAACACGGAAGATGAAGTTACTGAAGAAACAGGCAGAGGGCAAAAAGAAGATGAGGCGTATCGGCAATGTGGACGTCCCCAAAGATGCCTTCATTAATGttctgaagaggaaagacaaataa